A genome region from endosymbiont of Acanthamoeba sp. UWC8 includes the following:
- a CDS encoding YebC/PmpR family DNA-binding transcriptional regulator, whose protein sequence is MAGHSKFKNIMHRKGAQDNKRAKMFTKLVREIYVAAKSGLPDPDSNSRLRAAINAARTANMPKDKIENAISKATNPGDVDNFEEIRYEGYGSGGVAIIVEALTDNRNRTASDVRSAFTKHGGTLGETGSVGFMFSKVGVITYPASKGSAEVFLDAAIEAGANDSISDEETHEIICDPENFNEVRDEFEHKFGTCLSAEITWKPNNTIMLNEESAEKVIKMVDALEDNDDVQSVVGNFEFPETILNKFKNED, encoded by the coding sequence ATGGCAGGTCATTCAAAATTTAAAAATATTATGCACCGTAAGGGAGCGCAAGATAATAAAAGAGCTAAGATGTTTACTAAGCTGGTAAGAGAAATTTATGTAGCGGCAAAATCCGGGCTGCCTGATCCTGATTCCAACTCGAGATTAAGAGCCGCGATAAATGCCGCACGAACGGCAAATATGCCTAAAGACAAAATAGAAAATGCCATTTCCAAAGCGACCAATCCCGGAGATGTAGATAATTTTGAAGAAATCAGATATGAAGGTTACGGCTCAGGCGGTGTAGCTATAATTGTGGAAGCATTAACCGATAACCGAAACCGTACTGCCTCCGATGTGAGGTCAGCTTTTACCAAACACGGCGGAACTTTAGGAGAAACGGGAAGCGTAGGCTTTATGTTCAGTAAAGTAGGCGTTATAACTTACCCAGCAAGTAAAGGTTCAGCGGAAGTATTTTTAGACGCAGCAATCGAGGCCGGAGCTAATGATTCTATTTCCGATGAAGAAACCCATGAAATTATTTGTGATCCGGAAAATTTTAATGAAGTGAGAGACGAATTTGAACATAAATTTGGCACTTGCCTTTCAGCTGAGATTACTTGGAAGCCGAATAATACTATAATGTTGAATGAAGAAAGTGCTGAAAAAGTTATTAAAATGGTAGATGCCTTAGAAGATAATGATGATGTACAAAGTGTAGTGGGCAATTTTGAATTTCCGGAAACAATTTTAAATAAGTTTAAAAATGAAGACTAA
- the ruvC gene encoding crossover junction endodeoxyribonuclease RuvC, translated as MKTKIIGIDPGLNCTGWGIIEMWGSNLGYIASGVIETKSTNYLSSRLALIFMTLNGILEEFTPNAAAIEETYVNSNFGSSLKLAHARAAAMLSLETKGLPPISYQAKQVKKAVVGYGGADKLQMIRMINLLLPTAKLQKADAADAIAIAICHSSYHNFKAL; from the coding sequence ATGAAGACTAAAATAATCGGGATTGACCCGGGGCTGAATTGCACGGGTTGGGGAATAATTGAAATGTGGGGTAGTAATTTAGGCTATATTGCTTCAGGGGTAATTGAGACTAAAAGTACCAATTACCTCTCTTCCCGATTAGCTTTAATATTTATGACACTAAACGGCATATTAGAAGAATTTACCCCTAATGCGGCTGCAATTGAGGAAACTTATGTAAATTCAAACTTCGGGTCTTCATTAAAACTTGCTCATGCAAGGGCAGCTGCTATGCTAAGTTTAGAAACGAAAGGGCTCCCCCCAATATCTTATCAGGCAAAGCAAGTGAAAAAAGCAGTAGTAGGGTACGGCGGAGCTGATAAATTACAAATGATCAGAATGATTAACTTACTCCTTCCTACTGCAAAACTACAAAAAGCCGATGCTGCCGATGCAATTGCAATTGCGATTTGCCATTCAAGTTATCACAATTTTAAAGCGTTATAA
- the ubiA gene encoding 4-hydroxybenzoate octaprenyltransferase, whose translation MKKQNKISSINSALSEGLIKFANLDFECLKALQKFISGNKYARLMRLDKPVGSLLLMLPCLWSIGFATSTFLQKVLFSLLFAFGAMVTRSAGCIINDIVDKNFDAKIERTKNRPLASNEVSLKEAYILLCMLLAIAFFLLMFLPKAAVFIGIVSIIPIVIYPFLKRYTYYPQVFLGFVFNLGVIMAWAAVSPTFSLIPLLVYISAVSWTVAYDTIYALQDKKDDLEVGVKSLAIKLGDAASQVIWVLYRIAAICLFIVGLNTHMNWGFYILMGLATYHLYWQAETVDIHDANDAGKKFRSNLQYGLLVLLAIWIGKIKF comes from the coding sequence ATGAAAAAGCAAAACAAGATAAGTAGTATTAATAGCGCTTTATCGGAAGGACTGATAAAGTTTGCAAATTTAGATTTTGAGTGCCTTAAAGCATTACAAAAATTTATCAGCGGCAATAAATATGCGAGGTTAATGCGCCTGGATAAGCCTGTAGGGTCTTTACTCTTAATGTTGCCTTGCTTATGGTCAATCGGGTTTGCAACCAGTACTTTTTTACAAAAAGTACTATTTTCATTATTATTTGCTTTCGGTGCAATGGTGACTAGAAGTGCAGGTTGTATAATTAATGATATTGTGGATAAAAATTTTGATGCCAAGATTGAACGTACTAAAAATAGGCCGCTCGCAAGTAATGAGGTTTCTTTAAAAGAAGCATATATACTCCTCTGTATGCTACTTGCAATTGCTTTCTTCTTACTTATGTTTTTACCCAAAGCAGCAGTTTTTATCGGGATTGTAAGTATAATTCCTATAGTTATTTATCCTTTTTTAAAAAGGTATACTTATTATCCTCAAGTATTTCTAGGTTTCGTGTTTAATTTAGGGGTGATTATGGCATGGGCGGCTGTTTCGCCCACCTTCTCTTTAATACCCCTATTAGTTTATATTTCCGCTGTATCCTGGACGGTTGCTTATGATACTATTTATGCCCTTCAAGATAAAAAAGATGATCTTGAAGTCGGTGTAAAATCGCTTGCAATTAAGCTTGGTGATGCTGCTAGCCAGGTAATTTGGGTTTTATATAGAATTGCTGCCATATGCTTATTTATAGTCGGATTAAACACTCACATGAACTGGGGATTTTATATACTCATGGGACTTGCGACTTATCATCTCTATTGGCAGGCGGAAACTGTGGACATACATGATGCGAACGATGCAGGCAAAAAATTCAGATCTAATCTGCAATACGGGCTCTTAGTATTACTTGCAATATGGATAGGGAAAATAAAATTTTAA
- a CDS encoding NADH-quinone oxidoreductase subunit C, with amino-acid sequence MQKLEELKEYLLNSKRKADITQTSIKNDELIVELEAKAIERFLKFLRDDKKCLFSMLVDICGVDYPQREKRFEVVYNLLSLKYNMRIRLKVFADEETIIPSATPVFSCAGWFEREAWDLYGVFFSNNNDLRRILTDYNFEGHPMRKDFPLTGHVEVRYDIEKKRVVYEPVKLTQEFRSFDFLSPWEGTEYILPGDEKAKQDK; translated from the coding sequence ATGCAAAAGCTGGAAGAACTAAAGGAATATTTACTAAATTCTAAGCGTAAGGCTGATATTACACAGACCTCAATCAAGAATGATGAATTAATCGTTGAGCTTGAAGCAAAAGCTATAGAGCGATTTTTAAAGTTTCTGCGTGATGATAAGAAATGTTTATTTAGTATGTTAGTTGATATTTGCGGGGTGGACTATCCGCAGAGAGAAAAGAGATTTGAAGTTGTTTATAATCTGCTTAGCTTAAAATATAATATGAGAATAAGATTAAAAGTTTTTGCGGATGAGGAAACTATTATTCCTAGTGCTACTCCGGTATTTAGCTGTGCAGGTTGGTTTGAGCGGGAAGCTTGGGATTTATATGGAGTTTTCTTTTCCAATAATAATGATTTAAGAAGAATCCTGACTGATTATAATTTTGAAGGGCATCCGATGAGAAAGGATTTTCCGCTTACGGGGCATGTTGAGGTCAGGTATGATATTGAAAAGAAAAGGGTGGTATATGAGCCGGTCAAGCTTACTCAAGAATTTAGAAGCTTTGATTTTTTAAGCCCGTGGGAAGGAACCGAATATATATTGCCTGGCGATGAAAAAGCAAAACAAGATAAGTAG